The Ascochyta rabiei chromosome 3, complete sequence genome segment AAACTCGTCGATGACACGATCCGTGCCCACGGTCCTGCTCACGAGCGACAGCGCCGCATCATCCGGGTTGCTGAAGATGAAGTGATGCGTGTAGAAGGCCGTCAGTCTCTCTTTGCCGATGCCTCCTCTGCGTGTCCGTCAGCACAGCGTCGTGGTGGCGCTTAACGGGTAGAAAGGCCACTTGCGTCATCGTGGGGATGTGGTTCACGTAGGGCTGCGCAACCATGGTCGCCATCGTCTTCTCCACCGCCCGCTCCCCAAATTCATACAGACAGTGCTCGTCCCACACAGCCTCGAGGTCAAAGTAGGGCCCGTTGAGGAACGGCTTGAGGAACGCCACGCTCCTCGTGTGCGCAACTCCTGCATTGCGCTTTGAGTACGCCGGGTCGGAGGGCAGGACCCAGTTTGCGTCCTTTGCTGCGTCTTCGTAGCGGAAGGTCTTTACAAGCCCGGCTGGACGCGTCTTGCTTGGGGGGGAGGAAGAGGGCTCCGGATCTGGGTTCAAGGGGACGGACTCGCGGCGCTTGACTTCGGGACCAGAGGCGTGGACAAGCTGAGGGGGAAGGGCGGTGTCGGCCTCGTGGAGCGTGGACAGTTGACGGCCGCCGTAGGAGACGACGGCGAGGACCTCGGGGTGCTGGATTGCCGCTTCTTCGACGTAGAACGGGATGCGGGATAGGTATGCTAGACTTGCCGTCAGCATAGGGCTCTTGTGAAGTCCGGTCGTGACCTTGACGTTTTCATGTGCATGATAGCATGCAGCTTATCGTTTCTGACTCGTTTGCTTCTCTTGTGCTTCTCTTGTGCTTCAGGCACTCTATCCAGGACGATGCATAGGGAACCAAGAGGTGATGCGTGCTCCAATCTTCCTTCCACCAAATCCCAACATCAACAAGAGGACTCAAGACCTACAGACAACACCCACGCCCTTTCCAAAGATGCATCCTTCACAACTCTTTAGGGCCTCCAACGCTCTGTCCAGTGGAAATTCTCCACCATCCTCGACCTTGCCCGGCACCAGCACCTGTGCAACCGCAAATCCTTCCTCGGCCCATTTCTGCAGTGGCGGGGGGTCAAGGTGTTGCTCGCTTGCCTCAATCAGCGCATAGTGGTCGAGGACTAAGATCAGACCAGGACCCTTTCCACGGCGGGAGAGGGGAGGTTGAAGGATCAGGTGTGGGGAGATTTGCTGAGGTGGGGGGTAGGAGGGAGCCACAGAAGACGTTGGTAAGGCAGCCTCACCCATTTTCGAACTGCTGAAACACACGACAGACCGCAAAAACCCAGGAAGATAattgaagaggaagaagtCGAAGCTCGGTCATTAAGATACGGGCGGGATGTCAGGTAATCTAGTGGGTACAAGTGTGGGGTAAAACTAAGTTAGTCCGCGCCCGCCACGCACGAGATGCAACGGCTTCAACAACGTTGCTCAGCATCAATGATATTGGTTGCACGAGCACCCTATCCGCACCGTGCTACGCTGCTTCGAGAGTATGCATGCACGAGCTTGACAACAGAGCGCATTACGCTCCACATGCGCTGTGCTCGGCAGCTGCTCGTACCACCAACTGCATGCAGAGCACGGTAAATCTGGCGATTTGTGTAGCCGCGGTGACGAGCGGTGTACTTGATCGGGAGACGTGTGTTTGGGACACGAGCGCTGCACGCGCAGCAATATACCGTACATACTGATGGGTATCTAAGGATGGAGTCGAGAGGTCGCTAAAGATCGCTAGGGCGGGTAAGACAAATACAATATTGGAAGTTATACCAGACCGGTGCTGAAGAAAGCCGAGCATTCATTTAGAGGCAGCAGCTCTGCTTCTCGGGATTTTCTTGACTTTAGCGGAAGGATCAATGCCGATCGGAGTTGCATTGAGTGGACCATGCCTCAGTTGCATGCGAATCCTGTCAGCTACTGCAATGGCGTCCTCGGGAAGGCCTGGAGGCAGTGAGTGAAAGATACCTACAGTCATCTGAGAGCTTACCTGCAACTCTGGCAACCTTCAGAGCATGACTCTCCCGGTTGACGCCCTTCTTCAAGCGATGTACATACGAGAACCTGCCATCTGCCTCCTCCAGGACATCGTTGCAATAGCAAGCGAGCTTCTCGAAGTCTTCGGTCATGTCCGTGAGAGCGTGAAAGTGGGTCGCAAACAGGGTCCGGCACTGGTTGATGTGGTACAAGTGATGAAGACAGGCATAGCCTACAGCGATGCCATCCTCGGGGGTAGTCCCTCGACCCACCTCGTCCATGATGACGAACGAGCGTGGGGTAGCCTCCTTAAGTATCTGAGCAGTCTCCAACATCTCCACCATAAAGGTAGACTGATCGAGGAAGAGGTTGTCTGCAGAGCCAACGCGACTAAAAACCTTGTCGACGAGGCCAATCTCTGCATACTCGGCTGGCACGAACGATCCTGTCTGGGCGAGGATCGAGATCAGCGCATTCTGCCGAAGGTAAGTGCTCTTGCCTGCCATGTTTGGGCCAGTGATAAGCCAGATGCGTTCTTCGTCGTCGAGTATGCAGTCGTTTGGCGTGAACTTGCGACCCTGTTCTTTGCTGCTACTCTCAACGACAGGATGCCGGCCGCCAACGATATTGTGTGAAGTCCCAGCGTTCATGATAGGTCGGACAAAGTCTTTCTCTACTGCGAGAATAGCAAAAGCGCATGCAACATCGAGTTCGTCAAGCACAGCAGCGTTTCGTCGTAGCCTCACGAGATTGTGAACAACCCCCTCACGTAAGTTTCCTAATACGCGCTGCTCCTCGTTACGAATCCTGAAGCGCGTCTCGTCCATATGCGCACCCAGTTGCGTCCACTCAAGAACCTGAAAAGAACGTGTGGACTTGCTACTGCTCAGACTCTTCGGATAGTGTAAGGTCACTCGAGATACGTCTTTGCCCTTGACATGAGCGATATGTGCGAGGTTCGGGGTCCACTTGAGAACTAAGCTGGAGGCGTCCATCTTTTGGCGCAGCCTGTCCTCTAATTCTGATTTGGCTTCGCCCATTGAATCTAGTGACTTGTGCAGTCGGTCAAGTGCTGGGCTTGCCTTACGCTTCATAATCCATATGTCATCTCGTCCGTCTGTGACGCTCTTGTAGCTGCCTGTGATCGCGTGTGGCTTTGGTTGGATGCGTTTGGGCATGTTCTTGAGATCTTCTTCGCCGGCTTCTCGGCCCACGATATCTTGAGCCAGCTCAGACATCTCCTCTGCCTGCTCGTCCTCGGCGCGATGATACTCAGAAAGCGCATCTTCGTCGATAGCGTCTTGTATGCGCTTTGAGAGCTCACGTACACCTTGGAGATCAAATCGCCGCTCTAGCGCAGACATACAAAGCCTTCGTCTCGTCTCCGATGCCTCGCGGGCTGAGCTGGGTGGTACAGCGTTTCTCGAAACTGTGTGTTCATGCAGAATATTGAACAGGTCAGAAGTGGTCGTGATTGTCTTTGAGAGCTCCATAAGATCATCGGCATCGCCACGACCGTAGGTGAATTTGGTCACTAGACGAAGAGAGTCGAACGTTTGTCCAAGGAGAGTGATGACGTCTTGCCTCAGCTGTGGGTATTCAATCATCTCTTCGACTAAGTCCAGTCGGTCATTGATCGTGGACAGCGACATCAAAGGTGCGGCTAAAGCATGTTAGTAGTGTCTTCAGCATGCAAAGAGCGTCTGCAGTACTCACCCAACCGTTGTGAAAGTAGGCGGGTGCCACTTTTGGTGACTGTGTGCTTCAGAGAATGTAACAAGCTGCCTTCGTATGTGCCGTCACGAATTGTGTTCCTGATCTCTAACGCTCTTAGGCTGTTCTTGTCAATGCTCATGTGATCTTCTGCTTGGTGTCTGATGGGGGCTTGCAGTTGTGTTCGGGAGCCAAGGAGCTGATGCTTGACATAGTGCAGAAGGGAGCCGCCAGCAGCCACTTCGCTAGACGTAAATCTTGCAGGGTCGAATTCATCTACAACGTCCTTCAGCATGGGGATCCAATCTTTGACCGTGAGTGGCTCCTGCGAGGGCTCTTGGAAGGTAATTATGTGTCCGTCTTCCTGCAGTATCGACACGATGCGCGAGTGTTCGTATTCCTCGAATATATTGTCAAGCACAATCTCTCTGGGCTTGATGCGAGCGACAGCGGAGGGCAACGATGCAATGTCGGTGCTTTGAGTAAGGAAGTCGCCACTCGACAGGTCGATCCAAGCAAGACCAACTTCTGTACGAGGCAAGTTGAGCACCGACGAGACACTCGAGCTACCCGGGCTGTTTGTGacagccttctccttctcaaGTGTCTTTGGATCGACGTGAATGGCAAGGAGATAGTTGTTCTCCCAGGGATCCATAAAGTGTTCATCAATCAGTGTGCCCGGCGTGACGATACGGGAGACCTTTCGCGTGTATTGCAGTTCACCTTTCGCTCGATTGGGCGCCTCGTTGATAGATTCGTCGCTGATGGCGACATGCTTGTTCAGGTCTTGAACGAGGATCTTGAGGTAGCGGTCCAGCTGGTATGCAGGAAAGCCGGCCTATTCCTACTCAGTATTTGTAGGAAGGAGAGTCACGCAACACGCACCATCGACACAGCAGGCTTCTTGCTGCCCTTTGACGGTTTCCGCTTGGCTTTCTTCAGGTTCAACAAGGGAGCATACTCGTCCGCGTGTTCGAAATACAGCTGGTCCTGTTAGTCGGCGGTCCTGAATTGGATGCGTGAGTATACCTCGTAAAAGCCACCGACTCTGGTCACCAGAACGCAATGGTTGAACTTGAGCATGTTGTTGCGGACCTGCTGCAGCAATGGAGGGTACTCTGGTTCAATATCATCTTGGGGTGGTAGTGCATCTGACTCAATGGCACCCTGGGGCAAGTCTTCAAAGCTGAAAGAGGCTCTCCGCTTCGCACCTCGACGTTGCAACTCTTGATTCCATCTTGCACTCACAAGCTTCGCTGCACGTGGTTTCGCGCAGGCTCGCGTCACGCTCGAAAGCGATTTGTGTAGGATTGCGGAGTACGGCCGTGAAGTGGGAACAAGATGTCGCGCCAATGCCACTGATTCGATACGCGTCGTGCAACGGACATGCCTAGAAAGCATCATCTCGGGGTGACAATGTCGACCACAGCGGAAGGGAGGCGCGTCTGGGTGTCGCGTCTGCATACGGCCTAGTGGCATTTTGAGAGCTGACGCGGGGTCTGTCGGAAGTGGCATCACTACAGAATTCCGAGGCTGCCGTTCCTGCACTTCACATCACACAGCAACCATGGCACCGCAATTTGAGCCTATGAAGAATGACTTGATTCTCCGCACCGCAAGGGGTAAGTTGCGCAAGAAAAACAAAAACTGCAAGCAAAATATTCATGCTCACTTTGACTAGGCGAGAAGGTCGAGCGTGCGCCCATGTGGGTGATGCGTCAAGGTACAAAGCTATTCTTATGTTCCGAGGCGTCTTCACAGCTCTAACGGTTACGCAGCTGGACGCTACTTGCCCGAATACCACGAGGAGAAGGGCAAGAACGACTTTTTCGAGTGCTGTCGCAGCCCCGAAATCGCCTCCAATCTCACCCTGCAGCCCATCGACCGCTATGCCGGACTCGTCGATGCTGCCATCATCTTCTCTGATATCCTCGTCATTCCTCAGGCCATGGGCATGGATGTTGTCATGGTAGACAAGAAAGGCCCACACTTCCCAGAGCCGCTACAAACACCCGACGACAAGCAGTACAAGGAGGTCATGGAGCGCAAGGTCGACGTGAAGGAATCCTTAGACTATGTTTACAAGGCCATAACTCTGACAAGGCAGAAGCTCGCTGGTCGAGTGCCTTTGATCGGTTTCTGTGGTGCGCCCTGGACGCTGTTGAGCTACATGGTCGAGGGTGGAGGTAGCAAGATGTTCATCCAAGTCAAGACGTGGGTATACAAATACCCGGAAGCCAGCAAAGCGCTGCTGCAAAAGATTGCAGAGCTTTGTGTAGAGTATCTCGCTCTGCAGGTGGAGGCTGGCGCTCAGGTACGTGGTCATGTCGACCCTTGCGTGTGAACAACACTGACTGTCACAGATGATCCAAGTATTCGACTCGTGGGCGGGTGAGCTCTCTCCCCAGTCGTTCAAGGAGTTCTCTCTGCCATACCTTAACCACATCGCCGACAACCTTCCTGCACGCCTCAAGTCGAAGGGCCTCGAGCCTGTCCCGATGACAGTCTTCGCCAAGGGCGCCTGGTACGCGCTGCCTGCACTCTGCGAGTCGAACTACAACACTATTGGATTGGATTGGCTGCATGACCCAGCAGAGGCGTACCAGCTTGCGCAGTCAAAGGGCAAGGTCCTCCAAGGCAACGCAGACCCCGGCATTCTGTATGGCAGCAAGGAGTCGATCACGAGGGTGGTGGAGAACATGGTTGCTGGATTCGGTGGAGGCAAGAAGGGCTGGATCGCTAACCTTGGCCACGGTAAGTCGCCGATCTTAGTCTATCAAAGCAGGACGTGCTAACAGGAACCAGGCATTACACCCTTTGTCAAGCCGGACGATCTGAAGTTCTACTTTGAAGAGATCCATAGGCTAACAACATAATGCCATACGTGACAGGTCTGCAGCCAGGTGGCGCGCCCAAGCTACTGTCCCTCTCCAATGTCCTCGTACCAATCTCCCGGCCTATCGTTGATGAACTTGTTCATCAGTGCCCGGCAGTCCTCATCCTGCAGCACCACTACTTCGATGCCCTTGCTCTTCAGATACTCTTCACCTCCAACGAACGTCTTGTTCTCACCGATAACCACCCTTTTAATCTTGTACATGATGCACGCGCCAGTACACATGTCACACGGCGAGAGACTGGTGTACATGGTTGCACCTTGGTAAGCTGAGGCTGGGAGGCGGCCTGCATTCTCCAGAGCGGATATTTCTGCCTGGTCTGGTCAGCACAACGGCGGGCCAGTAAGGCTTGAGAGGACGCCCACATGGAGAGTGGCACTGCTGTTCTGTATACGCATGTTGTGTCCCTGGCCGAGTATCTTGCCGTCAGCTGACACCAAGGCTGCACCGATTGGCACTCCGCCTTCACTGCTGCCTTGGTGAGCCTCGTGTAGGGCAGCTTTGAAGCCGGCATCCTCTGCAGACATGGTGTATGAGGCTGATAGATGCGTCTCGGACAGCAAAGAAACGGCACGACCTTCGGGGTCCAGTCACTGGTGCTTCGCAGCGATAAGCTTCTGGTGATGTCAACCTCTGCCGAATGGCGGGGGTGCAGGGACCAAAGCTCCCAAAATGGAAGCCTCGACGAACTGCACCTCACAGCAAGCGTGCCTGTGCAACAAGACTGAACTTCACATGGCATGTCTTGTGGATCATCCAAGCTCCTTGTCATTTGTGCACATGGCCGAAGGGTTTGCGCAGGGCGACAAGCGGTTTCGGGCTGTTTTGGGCTGTTGGGTCGCGGTGGAAGGGCATAGAATCGGTTGGAATCTTCTGCAGCTCGGCGCAGTCGACAAGCCGGTTGACTACTTTTAAATCCGCACGCTTTCGCCTCTTGCGTTTGCAGTGCTTTTACCAAACAAACCTTGCCGACTCCTGACATCGACACCCTCGTAAGTGCCCTGTTTTTGCTCGCTTCCAGTGCGCGATACTCCACTTCCGCCGGCTCTCGGTAAGCGCCTTCTGTTCTACGGCGAAGACGATGCGGGCGCCTTCCGCAGGGCTGAGCCGCTTGTGAAAGCAAACCCTGGTCCGCAACTCGGCCGCTGACGTTGCCATCTCCAGACAGCACAGTCGCGCACCTCCCTCGCCCACGACGCACCCCCTCTGCGACCCCGCGCACACTTTCACGCCCCCAGCAGCCCCTCGCCTTTGCAACTACCCACAGCGCAACCGCCGACATGGTGAAAGAAACAAAGTTTTACGACATCCTCGGAGTAGGTACAGCCTTGTGCGCAGAACAAGACGGCGGTATTGACAGTCGCAGGTCTCCCCAGACGCCACAGAAGCACAGCTGAAATCAGCATACAAGAAGGGTGCGCTGAAATGGCACCCGGACAAGAACGCACACAACCCCGACGCCGCCGACAAGTTCAAGGACCTCTCACACGCATACGAGGTTCTCCAGGACTCGCAAAAACGACAGCTCTACGATCAGTATGGCGAGGAGGGTCTCgagcagggcggcggcggtggcggcggcatGGCTGCTGAGGACCTGTTCGCACAGTtcttcggcggcggcggcggtggcggccCATTCGGAAACATGTTTGGCGGTGGCATGCGCGAACAGGGCCCCAAGAAGGCGCGCACCATCTCCCACACCCACAAAGTCTCGCTCGAAGACATTTACCGCGGCAAGATCTCCAAGCTTGCACTCCAGAAGTCTGTCATTTGCCCCAAGTGCCACGGTGTCGGCGGCAAGGAGGGCGCGGTCAAGAAGTGCGCTGGCTGCGATGGCCGCGGTATGAAGCACATGATGAGGCAGATGGGCCCC includes the following:
- a CDS encoding Carboxymethylenebutenolidase; amino-acid sequence: MGEAALPTSSVAPSYPPPQQISPHLILQPPLSRRGKGPGLILVLDHYALIEASEQHLDPPPLQKWAEEGFAVAQVLVPGKVEDGGEFPLDRALEALKSCEGCIFGKGVGVVSYLSRIPFYVEEAAIQHPEVLAVVSYGGRQLSTLHEADTALPPQLVHASGPEVKRRESVPLNPDPEPSSSPPSKTRPAGLVKTFRYEDAAKDANWVLPSDPAYSKRNAGVAHTRSVAFLKPFLNGPYFDLEAVWDEHCLYEFGERAVEKTMATMVAQPYVNHIPTMTQVAFLPVKRHHDAVLTDTQRRHRQRETDGLLHASLHLQQPG
- a CDS encoding Cytosine deaminase, giving the protein MSAEDAGFKAALHEAHQGSSEGGVPIGAALVSADGKILGQGHNMRIQNSSATLHAEISALENAGRLPASAYQGATMYTSLSPCDMCTGACIMYKIKRVVIGENKTFVGGEEYLKSKGIEVVVLQDEDCRALMNKFINDRPGDWYEDIGEGQ
- a CDS encoding Uroporphyrinogen decarboxylase, which codes for MAPQFEPMKNDLILRTARGEKVERAPMWVMRQAGRYLPEYHEEKGKNDFFECCRSPEIASNLTLQPIDRYAGLVDAAIIFSDILVIPQAMGMDVVMVDKKGPHFPEPLQTPDDKQYKEVMERKVDVKESLDYVYKAITLTRQKLAGRVPLIGFCGAPWTLLSYMVEGGGSKMFIQVKTWVYKYPEASKALLQKIAELCVEYLALQVEAGAQMIQVFDSWAGELSPQSFKEFSLPYLNHIADNLPARLKSKGLEPVPMTVFAKGAWYALPALCESNYNTIGLDWLHDPAEAYQLAQSKGKVLQGNADPGILYGSKESITRVVENMVAGFGGGKKGWIANLGHGITPFVKPDDLKFYFEEIHRLTT
- a CDS encoding Carboxymethylenebutenolidase, which gives rise to MGEAALPTSSVAPSYPPPQQISPHLILQPPLSRRGKGPGLILVLDHYALIEASEQHLDPPPLQKWAEEGFAVAQVLVPGKVEDGGEFPLDRALEALKSCEGCIFGKGVGVVSYLSRIPFYVEEAAIQHPEVLAVVSYGGRQLSTLHEADTALPPQLVHASGPEVKRRESVPLNPDPEPSSSPPSKTRPAGLVKTFRYEDAAKDANWVLPSDPAYSKRNAGVAHTRSVAFLKPFLNGPYFDLEAVWDEHCLYEFGERAVEKTMATMVAQPYVNHIPTMTGGIGKERLTAFYTHHFIFSNPDDAALSLVSRTVGTDRVIDEFVFSLTHDKEVPWLLPGIPPTGRKLEIPFTSVVAMRGDRLCHEHISWDQGTALTQLGLLPEYVPFRHAIDGKEAGEGKRYEVKLPVAGAETGRKLVDEGSEESNLLMGKSWRVVDDV
- a CDS encoding MutS protein 1; its protein translation is MMLSRHVRCTTRIESVALARHLVPTSRPYSAILHKSLSSVTRACAKPRAAKLVSARWNQELQRRGAKRRASFSFEDLPQGAIESDALPPQDDIEPEYPPLLQQVRNNMLKFNHCVLVTRVGGFYELYFEHADEYAPLLNLKKAKRKPSKGSKKPAVSMAGFPAYQLDRYLKILVQDLNKHVAISDESINEAPNRAKGELQYTRKVSRIVTPGTLIDEHFMDPWENNYLLAIHVDPKTLEKEKAVTNSPGSSSVSSVLNLPRTEVGLAWIDLSSGDFLTQSTDIASLPSAVARIKPREIVLDNIFEEYEHSRIVSILQEDGHIITFQEPSQEPLTVKDWIPMLKDVVDEFDPARFTSSEVAAGGSLLHYVKHQLLGSRTQLQAPIRHQAEDHMSIDKNSLRALEIRNTIRDGTYEGSLLHSLKHTVTKSGTRLLSQRLAAPLMSLSTINDRLDLVEEMIEYPQLRQDVITLLGQTFDSLRLVTKFTYGRGDADDLMELSKTITTTSDLFNILHEHTVSRNAVPPSSAREASETRRRLCMSALERRFDLQGVRELSKRIQDAIDEDALSEYHRAEDEQAEEMSELAQDIVGREAGEEDLKNMPKRIQPKPHAITGSYKSVTDGRDDIWIMKRKASPALDRLHKSLDSMGEAKSELEDRLRQKMDASSLVLKWTPNLAHIAHVKGKDVSRVTLHYPKSLSSSKSTRSFQVLEWTQLGAHMDETRFRIRNEEQRVLGNLREGVVHNLVRLRRNAAVLDELDVACAFAILAVEKDFVRPIMNAGTSHNIVGGRHPVVESSSKEQGRKFTPNDCILDDEERIWLITGPNMAGKSTYLRQNALISILAQTGSFVPAEYAEIGLVDKVFSRVGSADNLFLDQSTFMVEMLETAQILKEATPRSFVIMDEVGRGTTPEDGIAVGYACLHHLYHINQCRTLFATHFHALTDMTEDFEKLACYCNDVLEEADGRFSYVHRLKKGVNRESHALKVARVAGLPEDAIAVADRIRMQLRHGPLNATPIGIDPSAKVKKIPRSRAAASK